Genomic DNA from Chrysiogenia bacterium:
GGATGGACGAAGATCCCAGCTAGATCTCGCGCGGATTGGTGTGCTCGCCTTCTTTACCGGCCCAGAACTCCATCGCGAAAAAGAACGCCGCGCAGAGCCAGTATCCCACGGCCCAGCGCCAGCCGCTGGCAAAACCGATGTCGTAGAGCGCGCCCGCCGGCGTGAGCGTTCCCGCGTGGGTGAAGCCGAAGAAGGCAAAGCCCCCGCCGGCCAGGGCCCAGTACATGGCCTGCCGAAACTTGCGGTCGATGAGGTGCGCGCTGATGGCGCTCCAGACCATGCACGTGATCATGAATCCCTGGCTGATGGCGACGAGGCCTTTGAGGTGCAGGCCATTGGCGGCGAAGGCGCCCTCGTTTTCGAGCACGCGACCGGCCAGCGCGAAATCGCCCTCGGCAAAGCCCGCGGCCCCCAGCGTCTGGCTCAGCACCAGCAGCCCCCATCCGGCAATCGCCGGGAAGAGCCCCACCGCCACGGCGGCCGCGTGGTTGCGGTCAGTCGCCTGGAAGGCCTGTGCGGTGATGATGATGCCGATCCACAGCACGATGGCCATGCCCGCCTGCATTGGGACCAGCGAGTTGATGAAGTAGGTGAGCCCGAAGAGCGCCACGACGGTGAAGAACACGCCGTTTAGAATCGAGTAACCCGAGCGCGCGCCGAGCCCCTTCCAGCCGGGGTGGCCGATATAGATTGTTGTAGGAAAGCAGGAACCGAAGGCCGCCGCCGCCACCGAGCCCACGCCGTTGACCACCATCGACGGCATGGTGGGGTAGCTGTCGCCTGCGGCCTCTGCCGACTCGATATTCTGGAGCGAGCCCAGAATGTTGAAGAGCCCCATGGGCAGCATCACGGGCACCAGATACTGGTAGGCCAGCGGATTGGTCATGCCCGCGATCAGATCGCCGATCACCGGGACCGGGAAGTAGAAGCCCACGGTCTCCGCCGCGCTGGAGACGCCCGCGCCGCTTACGAGCGCGTCCTCTGCGCCGGCGGCGAAGAGCAGCCACGCCGCAATGGTTCCCAGCCCCACGGCGTAGGCGCCGCCGGGAATGCGAAACGGCATCTTCGTGTGCGAGAAATAGGTCGTCAGGATCACGCCGAGCGGGAGCAGCGCCACCAGCGGTGACTCGAAAGTCTGCACCGCGAAGTCGATGCTGATGAAACTGATCGCAATTCCCGCAAGCGTGGACAGCAGCGCCGCGCGCGGGGTGTTCCTGCGAATCCAGTCGGCAATGAACGAACCCGCTGTCTCAAAGAGTCCCGATACCAAACATGCGGCCAGCCCCACCTGCCAGGCCAGACGCGCGGCCTCTTCGGGGCTCGCGCCGCTGCTCTGCGCGTGGATCTTCACCGGCAGCATGACGAGGAAGACGTAGGCGAAGAGCGAGACCGTGTTGATGCCGTAGGGAAGCGCCGTGACATCGGTGCGCCCGGTGCGGGCCGAGAGCTGCTGGGCCTGCCAGGCATAGAAGACGTTGCCGATGAGCACGGAGACCGCGGCGCCGGGCAGCACCGAGCCGAGCACCAGGTCCACGGGGAACCCGAGCACCGCGGTGCAGAGCCCGAGGATGAGCAGAAACTGGATGAGGTTGTCGATTGCCAGCCCGAAAAATCCGTCGAGGTCGCCCGCGACGAACCAGGGCTGGGGCTTGGCGGCATCCATCAGGCGGGCGAGTGCTCCTTGATCCATTCGATCAGGAACTTGTTCACCTCGGCGGGCTTTTCCTGCTGGACGAAGTGTCCGCCGCCGGAGATCCGCACGACCTGAAGGCCGGCGGGAAAATCGTCCTCAAGCATGACCAGG
This window encodes:
- a CDS encoding NCS2 family permease, whose protein sequence is MDAAKPQPWFVAGDLDGFFGLAIDNLIQFLLILGLCTAVLGFPVDLVLGSVLPGAAVSVLIGNVFYAWQAQQLSARTGRTDVTALPYGINTVSLFAYVFLVMLPVKIHAQSSGASPEEAARLAWQVGLAACLVSGLFETAGSFIADWIRRNTPRAALLSTLAGIAISFISIDFAVQTFESPLVALLPLGVILTTYFSHTKMPFRIPGGAYAVGLGTIAAWLLFAAGAEDALVSGAGVSSAAETVGFYFPVPVIGDLIAGMTNPLAYQYLVPVMLPMGLFNILGSLQNIESAEAAGDSYPTMPSMVVNGVGSVAAAAFGSCFPTTIYIGHPGWKGLGARSGYSILNGVFFTVVALFGLTYFINSLVPMQAGMAIVLWIGIIITAQAFQATDRNHAAAVAVGLFPAIAGWGLLVLSQTLGAAGFAEGDFALAGRVLENEGAFAANGLHLKGLVAISQGFMITCMVWSAISAHLIDRKFRQAMYWALAGGGFAFFGFTHAGTLTPAGALYDIGFASGWRWAVGYWLCAAFFFAMEFWAGKEGEHTNPREI